AATTTAGCTTGATAGTTCAGCGTGTTTGTGCGCTGGCGTATTTCCGCGCCCCACATTGGTGCCGCTTCCCGGTACTCATCAGCGAGCCACTGGCAGAGCTCGACAATCTGCGACTTGTCGCTTGTGAAATAAACGTATTTCGTACCTTTAAGCAGCCGCAACACGTTCAGATAGTCGGTCAGCTTCCAATAATTCTCATACATTCCGCACTCTGTCGTAAGATACGGCGGGTCCATGAGGAACAACACACGTGGATTGTCACGGTGCAGGTCAAACAGATCCTGGTAATCAAGATGCACGACTTCCAGTCCGTCCAGATAGCCGTCAGTGCGGTAGTCACCGCTGTGGACGCGGTTATACATCGTGTGTCTGCGCAGTTCGTCCAGGCTCTTGGCCCACTTGCCGGAGAAAAGCACGGAGCGACCTATTGTAAGAATATCGGCATAGCCATTTTGTTTCTCATAGTCGTGCACTATATCCAGGACGTCGGCGCACTGCCGGTCTGAGAGGCGCTTGTTGGGTTCAACACCAGTTAAACACTCTTTAATTGCCCTTAAAATTCCATTGGTCTGCTCCACGGCCGCCAGTCTGTCGACATAGCGGTCGAAGTCGTTGTACACCACCCGGCACCCCGGGAGCACCCTTTTTGCCGTGTGCGACAGCAGCCCGGAGCCGCCGAAAAGGTCCACCACCGTATCAATCTCACCTACTGCCTGCTCCAGCACCTCGATAAAGGTCCGGAGGAAATAGCGCTTCTGCCCCATGAAGGGAAGCGGCGCGCATTTGTAGATCCTATCCATTTACAAAATCTGTTTGACCATATTAAGTTTTCATACAGTGAAACATGGCCTATCAGGATAGCCGGTCTTGAAATCGTACGCCTCTATATCCTCCTTGGACCGGAGCCCCCTTATCGCTGCTGCATGCTCACGTGTGGCATTGTTGCAGTCTACAGTATAGATCTCAATCTGTCTCAGGATTCCTACAGCCTCTGTAATCGGCATGATAAAACGATGATCGCCGAGCCATATGCTCGTCTCTGTCCTGCCGCTTGCCTGCTCCACCGATATGGAGTTCATCAGCCCCACACGCGTAGCCTTGTCAAGCCATCCGGAGA
This genomic stretch from Duncaniella freteri harbors:
- a CDS encoding DNA adenine methylase, with the translated sequence MDRIYKCAPLPFMGQKRYFLRTFIEVLEQAVGEIDTVVDLFGGSGLLSHTAKRVLPGCRVVYNDFDRYVDRLAAVEQTNGILRAIKECLTGVEPNKRLSDRQCADVLDIVHDYEKQNGYADILTIGRSVLFSGKWAKSLDELRRHTMYNRVHSGDYRTDGYLDGLEVVHLDYQDLFDLHRDNPRVLFLMDPPYLTTECGMYENYWKLTDYLNVLRLLKGTKYVYFTSDKSQIVELCQWLADEYREAAPMWGAEIRQRTNTLNYQAKFNDMMITRL
- a CDS encoding DUF4376 domain-containing protein; amino-acid sequence: MEGDNMYWRDGFYSKPVDGGVEISMEYYKELLEGQDGGLLILEDETGIPVLRMYEPSIEELRIIKLQELEEYDRSSAVNTISIGGVSGWLDKATRVGLMNSISVEQASGRTETSIWLGDHRFIMPITEAVGILRQIEIYTVDCNNATREHAAAIRGLRSKEDIEAYDFKTGYPDRPCFTV